ATCATCCATTCTATGTATGGCCTCAGTATGGCATTTCCTCCGCTaatgaaattttgttttttcttttactttttcatgtcaatataaagtataaactatttaattaaataaaacctAACTAAGGTAAGTTAAATAAATTGTTGAATTCCCAATGTACTTTGAGATTACATGATATTTATGATGACACCTGTCTTACTTGCTCCTTTGATGCCACTTGGTGAGagaattaattttagaaaatagatcttctcaatttttttaattatttataaaatataattttttattttatattatttaaataagatcaagaaaaaatatatcaaaaaaatattaaatgatgagaaattatattttatactaaatagttaaaaaaatctactcttattaattttttgatttcttcatttatgtttaaaaataaagaattttgcTAGGTAGACAATGTTTTTTGtgaacaatgtgaataatagatTCTAAAATTGGcccaataaagtaaaaatatgcTACACTCCCTAATAAATTATTCACCTAAATGTTAATATTAGGATAACCATCCGCGCACataatgaattgaacatccgatatatctattattcacattatttaatatttttattacctacctatattttttcaaaataaatatatattttttacattatgaATATTATTGTTTATGTCATGTATCTATAATCCATGCTATATTGATCATTTTCATGGGAGTAATAAAGTTGATGAGATATGAGGATGCTTATCCATCTATTTTGTAATAGAATCATGCATGACTCAAAACATACACTATACCATCTGATCTCATACAATGGCTATATATAGTAATTCGATTCATGTTTTTACTCTGTGTCATTGCTTGTTTCTTGGTTTTGTATCAGTGGTTTGACAATCATGTGTTTCTACCCATGGTATCTAATTACCTACTAAATGTTAATTTCTAAGCAGTAGCATCACCTTAATTTACAAGAAAATCATAATATGTGTAACTagattttaaatattgattttaagtttttaacatacaattaggctcaaaattgcaagaaaaaattaagaaaataattggattttttttactaCTAGCAACAGATATATTTCCGTCGCAAACAATTTTTTTCTCATGGGAGCGCAATAGTGACCGAAAAAATCTATCACTAATTGTCAAAAACATATTTCGGCCCAAATTATCGAaggatattttaaaatatctatcGCTAAATTTTGTCATAAACTAGTGgcggttaaaaaaaattgtcaataATTATTAGCGACATCACTTTTATTGATAGATAATATCTATTGCTAACATGAACATCTATCGCTAAGCCATAAAATTTTGATACACCGCTGATAGGAAAGATTATAGTAGTAAGAGAAATTCTAATACActtatattttgtgttttctaaGTAAAATCGCATGCATTAATTTATTATAGAcaattctatttaaattttttaaatgttgtGCAGAAAGTAAAACTCTCTTAATACTATTGATTTTTCTATAGATAAAATTTACCGAAATTTATTTAAGGAAAAAGAACATATGAAACTGcaactcttattattattttccaaGTCCATTTGACATGAGCAGAGATAGATActtcttttgtttcaaaataattgttattttagtatttttattatttaaatatattaatttttaatatataaaaaatattttaaaatgaaatgaGTACATTAAAAAGGGGCCATAGCCTCGCCAAGTTCACAATCTTCTTGAGTATAAGAGTCCCTTCTTGTTATTTGGTCCCCAAATTTTGTTGGTAGACATAAGACATATCATGTTTAATTATGTATAAAGGAATTCATATGATTTCATTATTATAATGTCCAACAAAAGagttcattatttttatatatttttttattgtttgtggTCCATAAATATTGGACTCTTATAATATTGATTAAAATTTTCTGTTTAAATTTGTgcatcaacactcatgcatggTAAAAGAATAGGCCAAAATTTTCCTATTTAGTAGATCGAGAAAGATTGAAATACTTGTACTTTCAAaagaataattatattacataGTCATTGAAAATATGTTACTAGCTAATTAATCATCTGTATATATGAGATGAGTCCCGCTAGGGAGATAACGAACATCTTCCATACtatttagaataattatttgagtattaagaataataaatatcttctcaaaagtttaaattaattttcgGGTTCATGAAGGAtcaaactcttgacctttcgaaTCTAGAGCTCTAATACCatatcatgataccactcatctcAAAAGCTTCAACTGATAAGAAAaagtaacactaataattatatctctaatattccCTAAATCTCCATTATACACGTTGTACAAATATTCAATTAGTTTCTCATACTTTCACATATGGATTAATATAAAATGAGTTTATGTTTATAATAAATTTCATGAAACATATCAAATTAGATTACATTTATAATCAAATGGTATAAACTACATAATTGAAAGTGATTCGTATTTATAgctaaaatacaaataaaaatacaaaaatataagtgacgattgatttttaatatttattataaaaagttTTATTATTCACTTGCAAGAAAATTTGACTATTATTCTACTGTAAAAAGTGATTATTTTGTTGTTAAACTTCATTAttttaaagattattttttattaaaaaatatgattattttaaattatccgTAGTGGTATAAGTTGattttacaaataatatttaaaatttatagataATTTGTTTAGAATTTATGACTTAATTAAAGTCTTAAaaggttttttttaaattaagtattacaatttatgatttttaccTCTTTAATATTAACGCCTATTAATGTTACTATCGTTGGCTTATACTTTACATTTGCTTTAATAATTTCTTTATATTACTGCTCACCCTGCATTTGACCATTACTTTGttatgatatatataatttgaaaaaggatCTCTTTTCTTTAGGGATGGGGAGGGGAGGTATGGAGGAGAATGATGACTTATTCTTACTTTTGTGTATAGTAGACCAACTTTTTGGTCCTCttactaattcaaattaaaagggAGTTTATGTCACTAAACCAACAGATTATTAGCTATGCACGCTTTAAAACTTTTACATTCTCAGTAAGTTATATATTAATTAGTAGTGGACAGCTACATGAAAGTGACTTATAAATTGCATCAATATAATGTTCATATCActacaattttatttaaaagctAATTAGCCTGCCTCTACATGTTACGTTAGATTAGCattatttttcacatttttatttggatatatattttataatcgATACAAAAGATATTTactgtataattttatttttctaaaaatattattatgaagTTACGATGAttacacaattttaaaaatatttaaaaagtattattaaaattaaaattatattttgtattatttaacagtaatttttagtttttttaaagcctaacaaaaatattagggattaatatttttttttatatttaaattaatagtaGTCaacttttttatcaaaaatattatttttttaacattttcttATTCTTAGAGGTCAAAGATTCAAGTACAGTGACCTATATTGTTTTTCAATTATGCAATTAATATTAGACTAAAAAATATTGAAGAACAACTGATAGATCAACGCAAAATCAAATAGTAGTTACCGATGAGGTATTATGACTCATTCTGGATTTCTGGCACCCATTAATATAACATCATTAACTCACAATTAATAATATAGTTATGACTACACATGCATTCGGTTGAAACACAATTAGCTAGACGAATCCCATCTCAATCTCTAATCAACTTGCATATATCATGCattatgtttgatttaattatattaatccgAGCTTCAATTTAGAACCCGTTCTTGCATGGTTTATTAGGAGAGTTTAAATctaaactaatttaaataaaattatttttttaatttaattcaaactgaaaattaattaaaacaatactaattaatttaaattagattggattttatttaaattaatatataacaaattgtATGGAGCAAAGACCGTACCTTTAGTTATGTAGAATACTAATATTGTATTcagagttaaaaaaaataaatgtgtgTAAGGTGGGAGGACCATACCCTTTAGTTATATCAGTACAATACTCGTATCTTAGTCAGAGTATACAGCTGAATGGATTGTTACAATCAAGTGTGGTATCTAGGACCGCGCTTCATGTCATGTGATTCAAAACCAAAGAGTTATCctatttcttattaatttttaaataaaaaacaatacaATAACataaaacttatttaaaaaaaaaaaacataaaaatgctaAAACTTTAACAAAAATTCTAGCTTATTTCTATCCTTACTTCTtagtaataaattataattttattcttattttattaaatcatcatcataataacaaagatattattatgttagaaaacatcaaaattttgttgaatttttgtttttttaaatttctcaaCTAGTTAAGGCTGCTTTCTCCATACTCTCCTCAATAGTTTTATATTGATGGCATCCTTCCCACTTGctataaactaaaatttatctttaaaagaaatgaaataacaatagaaaagaaataatttcaatttactttatctccaaaaatttatattttattaatatttaattattttaattgttaaattgaatatttatatttaatcaaaattaaatttaaaaattcataaaaaatagtaaatccCTGAATAATACTCTATATCATATTCTAAGAATTTTTAGTTAGACACTTCAATTCTTCacaaatttaaattatcaaatcaattttaaaatttttattttattagacaaATCAGTATTTCATATTAGATGGTTAGTTTATACagtaaaattaatgttaaaatttttaaaattattaggaactattatgtttttatgaaataacaatagagattgatttatttaactttttatcaaaatatgatGAAAGATTAATAcgtctaataaaataaattaaaaaataaaaaattaatttgataattaaaatttgttaaaaattaaagaataaaatatggtttttgtccctaacatttGAAGTAAGTCCTATTtgtattcttaaaatttaaatcgtcctatttgtatccccAACGTTTAAAGCTCATAATATGTAATTGATaataggataacattgaattacttttacaaatattaaaaatataaatagaacgaTCTAAACGTCAGGgacacaaataaattttaatactttaCTCAAAACTAAATTATCCAACTAAAACTTCTCTGATTTACTATATTACTCCAAATCCTTTCTAATTAGTGGATAATAAATAGAATATATTAAGTCTCTCTCATATTCAAAAAGgttataaaaaaaacaactaTGTAAAACAAGAAACCAACTTAATAGATAAACATATTATCATTTTCAGAATCCATGAAACGAACCTTTGTCCATAAAACCACATATTCATTGAAACTGTGAACAATATTTAATGgagtttattttgatttatttatttatttttatttttgggcgTGGTGCGTAGTTGGGGCCCACtgaacatggttcttagaaGCTTTTTGGCCCCCTACAAATACCCTCATCCCCCATTCTCCATTGCCATCAAACCACACCCATTCCTCTCAAAACACACACATACATTCACTACTATACACACTCTTCATCATCTTCCATATCTTACTTAACCCACaccaacaaaattaaaacaccAAAATACTTAATAGCACTCCAAAGTGGTCTCTTTGTAGAGCCCTTGGGTGCTTTTTAGTTGCCTCATCAGGTAAttaatttcaccaaatttttatattatttctttctttttcttttaaccaATAGTATCCCACATGCATGTAGCTGACAAAATTTGCTTTGtaacttgaaatttgaatttcccTAGGACATACAgcaattaatttgtttattattatttattatttattctaaattcTGATTACTTGTATGCAGCTAAGTGAGGTTCTTCTTTTCCTTAACCGTTGGGTTATTGAAGAGACAGTATGATGAGCAACATGATCCAAAATCAAAGCATGCTACCACCATTGATgaagatagaagaagatgaaagcatGGTGAAGCTGAAGCAAGGCATAGTCACCATTTTAACACCCTCCTCTGCTTCTTCCTTAAGGAGGACACTCTCTGCTGACATGTCCTCCAAGAAATGGATGCATGatcttcaacaacaacaacaagaggaAAAAGATAACCAAGATTCCTTCAAGATGAAGAAGATCGCTTCGTCGGAGGAGCTCACGCAACACCTTCCCAATAATTCatattcctcttcttcttcttctgacgaaggagaagaagaggaggaggaagcaGAAAGGGAGAGGCTCGCCATTTGGAGCTCGATCCTTAAGAACAAGAAAGAGGAGCAAGAGAAATCCAGGGGAGGGTTCGATACATGGGGATCAATCATGTCCATGAAGAGCGACAGCGacagcaacagcaacaacaagaacaatcaGAGCCTTGAAATGACGAAATCGTTGCCGGTGAGTGTGACGGTTACACCTTATGTTCATCCTCTTGTGAAGAGATCGAAGAGCTCTCTCAGTGATAAGAGCCTTGAAATCTGCACTGAGAGTCTTGGATCAGAGACTGGCTCTGATTCCttgctcttctcctcttcttcttcttctccttctttcccTTCAGGGGAATCAGAGAAGGTAGTGAAAGAAtcagaacaagaacaagaacaagaagaacaacaagaacaagaagagaACATTCATGTTGCTGCAATAACAAAGAGTAAGTTGTTATCGCATCCAAGGTGTTTTCCTCCACCACTTCCTTCACTTTCTTTCCGTGGTtgcaataagaacaaggaagattcttcttcttcttcctcttcactgCACATGAAGCCGCATCGTGACAATGGAAGGTTGGTTCTTCAAGCTGTGTCACTCCCTTCAAACAACAACTTCAACGCTCAACGCCAAGACGGTCGTCTCGTCCTCACTTTCGCCAATGATCAGGAAGTTCCCGAAGCCGAAGAAGAGGAGAATTATGATGATGAAGGtatggaggaagaggaggagtttgaagaagaagatgaagaagaagaagaagaagaagaagaagaagaagaagaagaagaagaagaagaagaagaagaagaagaagaagaagaagaagaagaagaagaagaagaagaagaagaagaagaagaagaagaagaagaagaagaagaagaagaagaagaagaagaagaagaagaagaggaggaggaggaggaggaaagtGAAGTTGTTATGGAGAAGAAAGCGCCATTAATGTCAAGTGGGATTACTACTACTACCACTACTACTGTTAATAGTGGCGGTGGTAATCTTCATAGGCTAACATTGATGAtgaacaacaacagcaacaacaacaaaacaatTGGGTTGGTGAATAGAAACATGAATCCAAATTGGTCAGACAAGTTCAACAAGAAAGGGATGAACATGAATTTGGAGGATGTGAATGTTAGTGTTGTTGCAAGGTTGATTCCTTCATCACCAGGATCAGCAGCATCACCACCACCCTCTTCTTTCAATCTCaatgcctatgaatacttttgGAAGACACCAAAACCTTCTTCTAAGCTtccaaacaacaacaacaacaacaacaacaatgagcAACACCAACAGTTGCTGGTGCTAAGAGCCAAGAATGGTGACTACTTGGTTCACAATTTCAAGGGCTGCAAGGATTCTAGAAGGTCCTTGCTCTTCTGGGAACCCTATTGCATTGCCACTTCCTGAGAGAAAGAGACACTCCAATTGCATAAAAAGAAAActtaacagattaattattaatagtcattttgttctcatcatcatccaatCACTACAAAAAAGAGTGAACCTCCCAAACATTTATCTGAGGTATATAACATAAGCCTCCACCACTTTGCTAATTCCATTTTCTTATACACTTTTATTACTCCATCCTTTTATCTCAGTCTAGCTCCACTCATTCATGGAGCTTTAGTCAAATAAGAGAGAAagtgagagggagagagaggttTAATATAGTGAGGGAGATTGATACTCCCTTGTCTTGTAAGATCAGAGAAATTAATGACATGAACAGTTTGTTATatacacataataataatacattacATTATTACTAGtattattgttttaattattaCATTATGAAAAATGTAATTTTAGGTCATCATTGACTTGGTAGGGTGTCTTGTCCTGCttctaaaatctaaattatatCCCGGTTTCCATAACTTGTATAACTTTTGATATAAATTGAAGCCAATGGGGTTCCAATAGGGGTCTTGTCCTGCTTAATTGTTGGTCTTATTTTTCGGGAACAACATGATCACTTGCTTGATTTGTTTTGCCCCTCCCTAAGTTTTGCTTTAAGACAAGTAACTAATTCATCATGTTCAACCAATGAAACTAAAAAGATGAAAGGAATATATATCTattggttatatatatatatgcttttGTGAGTATGTCATTCACATTTCAATTATTACAAACTAATAATTGTTTGCCTCATATATCGTACCAGAAATAACAGTGATAGTACTGCTGCACGGccaaacttattttatttaatatttattaattattataatcattaataaatattaaataagataaattttaattatttttaattattttttattattaaatatttttatatcaattaatACTTGTTCATGCATTCCTGTattgttatatttatttattttttcctctATTTTTTGTGGCTGAGTTTTTTAGATATTGTAAAAAagtgtgtattttttttaatatttttttaggtgAGTTTAACACTGTTATGggagaaaagaaattttttatcAGAAGATACAAAACGGTGAAGACGTTTTGCatgtgatttaaatttttttaatggatAAAATCAAAATGGCACTACCGTTTTgttagaaataaataattaaaaaaaatgagcaAAGTTGAAAACGGCGTTGCGTTTTGTCAAgggagaaaaatttttttaatttaaaaatagaaaatggcaGTGTTGTTTTGTGTTGAAACAAATTTTACCGTTGAAGATAGTTAAAATGGTAGTGACGTTTAGTACAagtgtgaataaaaaaatataaaattagctATATAAGATATGCTAGTGTTATGCGAGAAACACGTTGAGTAGAGTAGAAAATGAACAACACAAAGTTATTTGCCTTCAAATTTTCAGAGAGCTTAGAGCTCTTTCTTCTTTAGCAATTGAATTTCTTCTTACTTCTTTAGCTGAGTTGAAATTGTTCTGCATTTGTTGAGTGAAATAAGTTGTGGGTAAATGTAACATGTGTATAAAATGCAGAGTTATGTTAgtttaagaatatattttaatggTCAGATTTTGTATGATACACATGAGGGTGTGAGTTTTTTGTGTGAGAATCCATGTGTTATTGTTGTTCCTCTTTCAATAATATATGAAGGACTTAAGAGTGTACTCTGTCAGAGTGTAGGTCAGCAAGGCCTGAAGAGAGTGACCAATATTTTATATAGGCAGCCTGTATTAGTATGTGGTGGTTTCGCTCAATTTCAAATAATGCACGTGGCTGATGAAGCTAGTATACAAGGAATGTTTTCGACCTACCATCAAACTAGAGCACGAGCCTCACTTATCGAGTTATACGTTGAGTtcgaaaaaattgaagaaattgattttctaGAACCCAATATAGACTGGATGGGTTATAATACCGAAAGTGATAAAGAGTTTGAAGATAATTATGAAGTTGTTGGTCCAACTGAAGATGTGGAAGAAGATAATATATCAGTTGAGGGAGATATAGCAGATGTTGCTAATGCACTagtggatcaacatccatcgaGAGAGCCATCATTTATGCATACTTTGAATCGTTTATGCTTACTGTGTGTATGGCTGTATGGTAAGCTGAGTGAAAGGTTGTGAATATGGTTGTGCACATGGTGGGTATGCATATGCTTGTGGATGTGGTAGGTACGGATACGGTGGGTATGTATATAGTTGTGAATATGGTTGTTGATTTTGTTGTGGTGGGTGTTGTTGCTGAGCTAGTTGCTCTTGTTGATGTGATTGCTCTTGTTGTGGTTGTTGGTCTTCATTGGTATGCTCAGAGAGATGCAGGTGATGACCAAAATTACGAACATACCAGTTCACGTACTGCTCAGAAGATTGATAATGGTCGCCATGTGCACCTGTCAATACGGATGCAGGACTGTTTAACCACTGTGAGATCCATTTTTTGTGTTCTACGCCCCAGTTCTTTTTTTGGGTCCCGTAAACACTATGTTGTGGGACGTGCCGAGTTTCATCAGTTCAACTGGTTGGTCTTGATGAAAGTCAAATTGTCTTCTGACTCTATCAGTGGGATACCACTCCACAGTCTCAAAGCATATTAAAGGCATAGTCGCACTCCAGAGATCTACACCATCATTGATCTCAAATGGAGTAAAATTGCGGCGTTATCCGGTTGGGACTGTATGCATCCCACACAAACTGTAAAAACACATCAAATCTCAAAGTTATAAATGAGCAATCATGAATTTAATATAGcataagaaaaaatttaaatgatgaAACACATACCCCGTCCGGAGAAAGATCATCCAACCTTTTCCTAACGTCAGCAGTTGTCCAATTTTTATACTGCTCGATAGCTGATTGATAATCATTCCACCTAGCATATTGCAACAActcatatatttataaaaatttggatATAACCTCCCCTAAAAGTAGACTTAACCACCCTTAAAGGTTCCCTCAATTCATAAATCATTTCAACCATCAACCACAAtttcatcaaattaaattataagtgATTCGTAATATTAGTGACTACAGTAAAAAATCACTAAATCCACATCTTAGCTAGTATCTATCGGCAGTGGTCCTATTGACGGCATTCGTAACCATGCCCATACAAGGGGCAATGGTATAGGACCATCAATGTCCTTGCAATCATACCTAGATACTCGACATAAGGATC
The genomic region above belongs to Arachis duranensis cultivar V14167 chromosome 3, aradu.V14167.gnm2.J7QH, whole genome shotgun sequence and contains:
- the LOC107477652 gene encoding protein FAF-like, chloroplastic, which encodes MMSNMIQNQSMLPPLMKIEEDESMVKLKQGIVTILTPSSASSLRRTLSADMSSKKWMHDLQQQQQEEKDNQDSFKMKKIASSEELTQHLPNNSYSSSSSSDEGEEEEEEAERERLAIWSSILKNKKEEQEKSRGGFDTWGSIMSMKSDSDSNSNNKNNQSLEMTKSLPVSVTVTPYVHPLVKRSKSSLSDKSLEICTESLGSETGSDSLLFSSSSSSPSFPSGESEKVVKESEQEQEQEEQQEQEENIHVAAITKSKLLSHPRCFPPPLPSLSFRGCNKNKEDSSSSSSSLHMKPHRDNGRLVLQAVSLPSNNNFNAQRQDGRLVLTFANDQEVPEAEEEENYDDEGMEEEEEFEEEDEEEEEEEEEEEEEEEEEEEEEEEEEEEEEEEEEEEEEEEEEEEEEEEEEEEEEEEEEEEEEESEVVMEKKAPLMSSGITTTTTTTVNSGGGNLHRLTLMMNNNSNNNKTIGLVNRNMNPNWSDKFNKKGMNMNLEDVNVSVVARLIPSSPGSAASPPPSSFNLNAYEYFWKTPKPSSKLPNNNNNNNNNEQHQQLLVLRAKNGDYLVHNFKGCKDSRRSLLFWEPYCIATS